CAAGATGGATGAATTTAtcgtgataaataaattgcagaatcttataaaatcttttaatGAAGAATTACAGGGACCTTTACCCTACCTCTACAGATGCGACCCACCAAATTACGATaacagtaaatataaaatattactttCAACTTAgccaaaatattaattgataaataagttatttttttacttagctAATGAAACAAAATATTACAAGTTGACTAGAATGATACAGGCTTCAATAGTAAAAGAGAAAGATCTAGATATCCATAAATCTTGCAGACACAATTGCGATATAGacactattaaaaattctatgaacTTAACGGTGTGTCAAGGATATCGTAGGTGTCAATATGTTGGCAAAAGTTTTGAGATATGtgaaatggtaattattttctatttattataattatcacaataaaattttattaatgggATAGAATGAAATTATAGCAACAacgtaattatttataatttagcCGGACAGTGATCAATCAGGACGAAAATATCAGTAGTTCAAAAATAGCGAGGGATTATTCTATGGTGATAATATTACTGAATGTAAAACGTCTGTTAAAACAGTATCCAGTATTCTGtcattatcaaatttttgttcATTTGATTACTGTCTGTGTACctgcgtaaaaaaaaattgtcgagAGACGATGATGTATTATTTGTCAGTCTTCGAGAACAGCTTACTGATATCGAGAAAAATATGTTAGTATACTAATCtgtatactgaaaaaaaaaaactacttgattcaagaggaATTTTcttaatccaaaaaattattttgaagaaaatcggcggtcttgattcaaaatttattatctttgAAACTTTTCTTGGAGtaagataaatttgattaaagtTATATAATTATCTTTGATCGATACAATTAAATTCTTCATCGAAAAACACAATTTCCTTCAactaagaataattttattttcctttaagaatttttaataaaaacaatttttttttaaaccctTTCTAAAACGTCTTTAAGACTTGTTTtcaatgatataaaaaataaaaaaaaatctaaacattTTTGATAACGTTCTTGATAATTTACGAGtgaatttcttgaatgaaaaaaactgAATATCTCGaaacaagagaaaaattttttagaaaatatttttcttgaattaattaagtagtattttttttttttagtctaataatctattttttcttaccagtcaataaattttaggttatgaagcttatttaaaaattaattttttcttgtacaGGATTGCCGTAGGTGTGAggttcatgaaaaaaaataacatgatCCACGTGCAAATTAAAGAAGCTGAATTGAAACCTTTAGGATTAACAGGAAAATCAGAATGGAAAgaattggaaaattaaaattataatgaaacgATTGGTACTTTCTTCGTCAAAAATAATAACGGTACTCAACTTTACGATTCACAAATTTCTCAAAGAAAACGTTGACTACGGATTTCCAGATCAGATAAAATTAGAAGACGTACGTGCACCAAATGGTTTCCTGATCACGGGTGTCGCATTTCAGTTTTTCGAAGTACCTTCGTCGCAAGAATTTTATAGTTGTTCGCTACAACTACGGATTCGTGTTACgcattttgattattttgagggcagattaattaatgatagtCAAACAAAATGGTTAAGTACGAAATGCGATGCATGGAGGTAAgttcacagaaaaaaagaattattggtcttaaataaatcaatttatttaaatcgtttttttaaatatttctttatgacAACTATATATATTTGGTACAAGTAAATATAACAGTTGActcgaattattttattatttgtcagaaatatatcatttatttgtGGTAAAGATGCTAAGTTTGTCCGAAACAACGACATCTTTGGCATTAAAACTCTCAACTACTGCTCTCATGACGTCACTTGAACGTTGAAAACAAAACTTGAATGTTTTGATTGCAACTAAAGCTACAGCgacgttttaaaaaatagtttatttgcaTACATAATAGTGTttgcataaataatattaattaataactatttattaattgggGATTAAAAAAAGTCACACCTAACCTATATGGTAAggtgtttaaaatattatattttacgaaaacaaatataaattatccTTAACCTACAATTAACACTTTCATTCAATAGAAGATACGGAAACTATTTCATTATTCaactaaaagaataaaaaataatttttttttcattttaaagctattataatttcagaaaattaataaaattaatttagcagatatttaataatttgtagaacttttgttaacaaataaattatggcaacaaaaaatatgagaaaaaaattgacttatagaaattttaaaaaattaaaaatgcaatttttaaaaaataattttttagaattaatttatttgttaaataaaattaaaaattggtcaagtgacagctttaatgttacaataaattttaaaagttcattATTGTCGTCAACTATGATTTATTTACCACAAATAAACCATATCTTTACCAtgaataaactatttattttacgcaACTAAATCGCtcaaatctatataaataaaaataaaatgccgcaTGTATGTCCACGCATCACTTgagaacggctggaccgattgggctaatttttttttgttgtcttCAGAATTTTCAGGAGAAGGTTtgtatgcaaaaaaattttcaaaaaatcctcccccaaagaggattgcgggggcgttaacaatgaataattcccgtttttaaactatggATCCTATAGAccccaaatttggtaggaatcttctgtggGGGATAAAGAAATAATCTATGGACGAATTTCACGATAGCTCACtccacagggggttgcgggggcagatattaacaatgaaaatttttaattttcaaactatagaACCTACAGACGGCAAATTTAGTTGGAGTCTTCCATATGTGGTGCGGAAATGttttaagagcggattttacagCAACCCACCCCCAATaaagattgcgggggtgggtgttagaatGTTAAATTTCTATCTCCAAGCTGTAACTTtctacagactctaaatttggtaggaatcttcgtgtataattttaagttcagctaagaatggattttatcaaattctaaccccaaaagggattgcggggaCGTCAGCAATGAAAAACGTTCATTTccaaacaatagtttctatagactcgaagttttgtaagaatattttatttataatgtagaaatcatctcgaataggatcttatgaAATTCTTCCCTCACATAAGAGTGCGGGggtattaattgtcaaaaaattcatattcttcaaatatcagttcctacagatataaaatttaataaaatctcaagagaaacaggaaattTTGGAAGTTCAGGGAAGGTTTAAACGgtgaaaaacataaataataaacaacagaaaatactaaaaatgacaatttagTTTTCCAATACACAATGTTCTGAGCTGAGTAATGAGGTCTGATCTCTTTGGGTCCGTTCCTAGCTGTGAAGTGAGGTCCGATCTTTTTGGTCTGTTTTGttttcagaaataaaaaaaagtgtcagTTAGttgttaaaagaaataaattaatttcaagccaattaataaaatctatcaTCAGTTTGTCAGTgcgcaagaaattttttattgttattgtttcaaaatacCAAGGAGAAAACGACCTGACTTAGGTTGTCGAAGTTAATCAAATGTGGGAATCAAATCGGAGTTTCCGTGTTTCGTGCATGGGAAATTATACGTCGCGTGTTCGTGAGTCAGAAAACCaccatctttatatatttacgcaccgcaagaaaagataaaaaatgtataccaTCAGAaagctttaaattaattaagtgtaTAAATACGTtgcatttaatgtaaataaaaattttgtattaagttTTGCctatacttttcaaaaatatatgtagaTGATACAAAGTTCACCGGGTCGTctagtatattatatatttaccagaaataaatatttatttggccaTATCCAACTATCTTATATATTTGGCtcaaataaatcttatttcgatcaaatatttctttttttctgtgttctATTTACCAATTATGTTCGGTTGATTAACTCGCGACTGAATTCAGCAAAATCGCCAAAGAACAATATCTACTGCACAGATTGCGGTGCTACGGCCCCGCGTAACGCTTTGATGAATCGTTAGTTAACCAAAAGGCCCACTAATTAATGAAGAAACTACGAGTTATGGTATCACTGTGCCCTCCAGAACCGCCCACCCGGGGCCCCTCAGCCTCCTCTCCGGAGTAGTCTATAGGAAGGCGTAATTATTATGCTAATATATCTAGCGATGCCATAACTATTGCGGGAGGGCCCTAAAAAAACGAATATCGCAGGGAATCTATTGTCCCTCGCTGTTACCAACCTGGTCACCGATGAACATTAAACCCggaataaataatctttttctaaatcattttttttttgttcctaCATAAGACGAAAGAAAAACATAGATAAGAATATTAACTCGTACGAGGtttgagatgagcttatagTCTTAGTTGCGACTACCcattaacaaaaattctcgaagagaaaaatcattttcgtTTGTCCAAAAGCCGCCTGTAAACCTCGGCAAATAACTACTtatctaggacctcaaaaatAGTTATTCAAACAATTCTTCGGAtcgagaaaataatttaaacaaaagatatttcaattttCGAATAAATAACTCCAGAACAGCTGCGTGCGGTTATCTGTTagttgaaattcaaaaatcattACGGTTCAACAATCGCCTAAGAAACATTTATCAGAGTAAAGATCTCAAAACCCAAAAATACTTATGTGAGTGTACGTCACGGTATCTCATGTACCCTAAATAAACAATCACTAAACCGGGaataagaacaaaaaaaacacAAGACTAAAAATATTCGGCACAGCGCTCGTTATCATTAGAACCACGAAGGTTTTATTCGGAAACGGGAAATTTCACTATCGGAATAGAAAGCAGGGATATAAGCAGGGAAATAAGCCGCTACAATACATATCGGTACCACTTGTGAGAAGCCTCAGCTGAGCAAATAATGCGCTGAGTCACAGGCATAAAACGATAGTGATTTAAAATATAGGCAAACGAATTCAAACTAGTCGCGATCGGCATCCGGATAATAGAAAGAAAACTCATAAACGCATTAGAGTACCATGGTCTGCTGTCTTTTTCATTCTCCTACCGTAACTCCCAAGGCATTGAACATCATAAGTTGTTTTTCCTCGTCTAAGCCATTAATATTGTAAAGTCAAGTGACCAGTAGAGATTTCAATTAACATAAGTTACCAACCAGTCAACCAGTCAGTGattgttactaaattttaactcttttatttcaataaaatcgcAATTCACCCAATAATTGTAAGTTTATTCATTTGTAATGAAACCCTGATTACCTATTACGATAGTTCACTCTAATTACTCGCCAGTAGTCTTTCGACCAGTAGCCCCACAATACTCGGCACCAGGTACCCGGACAAGGGCTCAACGACACACAAGTTCGACCTTCAAGCAGGTATAAGTGTTCCTCTTTCTGCGTCGATTTTATCTTAACCtcgtttatcattttattcGCTCGTGCTCTGACCTACACCAAGGAGAATACGACAATTAAGTCGAAATCCCCCAAAATTACTCTAATTTCGTGATTTCTTGTGTCGCGTCGAATCCCGCGTGCAGCTACCTATAGGCGCGGTTCCCGCCTCCCGAGACACATAATCTTCGGTGATTAGTCTCAAATTTAAGGAACTGTTCGAATTAATTGTGTTATCGTCGCCCGGACGTAACAGCGGTTACGTAAAGTTTCAGACTTCGGATTTGATAAAAGACTGGACAATCAACAGTACCGTTTTTTGACGCTCAAGATGTTGAGGGTGATCCTGAATTTCCTTTGGGCGGAATTGGAGTTTTGCATCGTGGTCATGATGGCTATGGcggatttttgatttttcaaatttttgaaactagGTTGTCAAACGTTTTTAAAGGCGATTTGTACGATGCATATCCATCTCCAAATATTTTTGTggataaataatgaattaatattgaaactgttctttgaaaatttacaaaattaccaCATTTCTACGGCTGTGATTTGCTGaaatttaaagatattttcaaaaatgacctttgaaataacttttttaagataatttatatcagttataataattttactttgtaaaaagataaataagagttcaaagtaataaatacgCTTCAATGGCAAACTTAATAAAAGGTAGAGAATAACTCTCAAtagatcaaaaataataataatggataccaaaaaaatttattttcttgctctcctagccgaaagtacgctcttcctggcagcaatttactccaggaagagcaacttttatggcctgctctaacgcatgcgcgctacgcatattttctggctcggcagcacagaacctcgctttctttcgtattttcgtggcgcgaccggcctatacagcaagtttcaactgtatatataacagtcacaacatcgtctgtatgtaacatgtcagcgcataaactagccaaaaaatgtcaaaaaaacaaaaaaaattttctaattagatcattgttaatgaactatttaataataaaactgcacaaataatttatataaaaagtttcaaaaataaaacataatagttttgtgacttttatttgctttttttttatattttgatagttagtaaagcaatgtttataaaacgatccatgtactctacaaacttgtaataatttaatttcaatctttcttagccgtcgattactaattaaaaactaatttttaatcaacttaaaaaaataaattctgtaattagaatgagtttaaatatttgtgacaaattctgtgcatgatatcactcttaatcagagcatttgttagtaaagtttaaaataacattttttttcaatttattaacttttattttttttttttatacccgccccgaccagcaaagcctcggcttcgcctcggctttgcaaaagtcggGCGGCGCCTCCCTCACGCCCAGCAAAACCCCTTCCACGGGGTTAcgtactttcggctggagagcaagaaaaatagtatacaacccatgaccagaatgttggataccctgacgtatgtgatatgatggccgaggctacgccatcatatcccatacgccaggaaatccaactttctggccttgggttgtaatatactatttatttgaaaaaaaagtgttagGTGATTCTAAAGATATTTTCACAAGAAGTTTACTTTAACagatatttactaaaaaaacattaacaGCAATTGATATTGAGAATTCCACgcttttttttcatcatcaaggaagtcctttcgctccagttgagtcacaacaactgtagtagtcaatattcgataaattaaaataaaaaacccataaaaattcttaaaattaaaaaataaatagtatatgaggcattaatcgttgaaattttgaaaattaaaaaaaaatagttaaatacaaaaattaatttgactcttGTAAATCATCTGTTAGtaacctgtccgtgatttggcaacgctttattttggttatttacatttttatttgcacaatataaccttaaccatatttaactttttgcagtcagtgtaaataaataaattaattaaaaatgttgagtcacaaaaccataacattctaatggctcatggcaggaatgctagtattttttaaatatttttttatttttcaattatgaaatattaaaatttgttaacaataaattaactaataagtattgtatgaaaaacataagcgcgttaaagtttagtttgaatttattgaatggtctgaagctcgcgcgctacACAACGTTGCCAAATGTTCTGACGCCATTTAAATGTaggttacttaaaaattttctgtgattttataattacaatt
This genomic interval from Cotesia glomerata isolate CgM1 linkage group LG1, MPM_Cglom_v2.3, whole genome shotgun sequence contains the following:
- the LOC123266849 gene encoding uncharacterized protein LOC123266849 isoform X1; translation: MELWNKFGYNLARYCPIVSNITKNITLEKKGIIFVKYNQLQNLKRYINDYKFYNSCGKRALTEQLFNNFYQQMVTTYLKEYVIRYYLDVINRQRPKKNLIRTKMDEFIVINKLQNLIKSFNEELQGPLPYLYRCDPPNYDNTNETKYYKLTRMIQASIVKEKDLDIHKSCRHNCDIDTIKNSMNLTVCQGYRRCQYVGKSFEICEMPDSDQSGRKYQ
- the LOC123266849 gene encoding uncharacterized protein LOC123266849 isoform X2 yields the protein MELWNKFGYNLARYCPIVSNITKNITLEKKGIIFVKYNQLQNLKRYINDYKFYNSCGKRALTEQLFNNFYQQMVTTYLKEYVIRYYLDVINRQRPKKNLIRTKMDEFIVINKLQNLIKSFNEELQGPLPYLYRCDPPNYDNTNETKYYKLTRMIQASIVKEKDLDIHKSCRHNCDIDTIKNSMNLTVCQGYRRCQYVGKSFEICEMQQRNYL